One genomic segment of Gemmatimonadota bacterium includes these proteins:
- a CDS encoding PTS system mannose/fructose/sorbose family transporter subunit IID, with amino-acid sequence MAGPPPLPLRVRAAMLVRMFAIQGVWNYETMLGNGIAFALEPALRRLPGGRNGEPYRRAMARHSGYFNAHPYLAAVAVGALARAELDGVPEAQIERFRVAAPGPLGSVGDRLVWAGWVPLCSAIALLAFGLGGSPLTVVLVFLGTYNALHLALRVWGLHAGWTHGLRVAQALGNPVLRQGPAHVARATALLAGVALPVAAQGIIGPGRVLLGGVLAAVAAGAVLVTVLHGRLEGWRLATLALAAFVLYAMVR; translated from the coding sequence GTGGCCGGGCCGCCACCGCTCCCGTTGCGCGTCCGCGCCGCGATGCTCGTGCGGATGTTCGCGATCCAGGGCGTCTGGAACTACGAGACGATGCTCGGCAACGGCATCGCGTTCGCCCTCGAGCCCGCGCTGCGGCGCCTGCCCGGCGGGCGGAACGGCGAGCCCTATCGCCGCGCGATGGCGCGCCACAGCGGCTACTTCAACGCGCATCCGTACCTCGCCGCCGTCGCCGTAGGGGCGCTCGCGCGGGCCGAGCTCGACGGGGTCCCGGAGGCGCAGATCGAGCGATTCCGTGTCGCGGCCCCGGGCCCGCTCGGCTCCGTCGGCGATCGGCTCGTGTGGGCGGGGTGGGTCCCGCTCTGCTCCGCGATCGCGCTGCTCGCGTTCGGTCTCGGTGGCTCGCCGCTGACGGTGGTGCTGGTCTTCCTCGGCACGTACAATGCGCTGCATCTGGCCTTGCGCGTCTGGGGACTCCACGCGGGCTGGACGCACGGCCTTCGCGTGGCGCAGGCGCTGGGCAATCCGGTCCTCCGACAGGGGCCCGCGCACGTCGCGAGAGCCACCGCGCTCCTCGCCGGCGTGGCGCTCCCCGTGGCCGCGCAGGGCATCATCGGACCGGGGCGGGTGCTGTTGGGAGGCGTTCTCGCCGCGGTCGCGGCGGGAGCGGTGCTGGTGACGGTGCTGCACGGGCGGTTGGAGGGGTGGCGCCTCGCCACCCTCGCGCTGGCCGCCTTCGTCCTCTACGCGATGGTGCGCTGA
- a CDS encoding HPr family phosphocarrier protein — translation MPERAVQVINANGIHARPAAEIVKTAGRFKADITIASDDLEVNAKSIMGVMMLAAECGSTVRLRAEGADAEGALEALALLIANKFGEH, via the coding sequence ATGCCAGAACGTGCCGTGCAAGTGATCAATGCGAACGGGATCCATGCCCGTCCGGCCGCCGAGATCGTGAAGACCGCCGGCCGGTTCAAGGCCGACATCACCATCGCGAGCGACGACCTCGAGGTGAATGCGAAGAGCATCATGGGGGTGATGATGCTCGCCGCCGAGTGCGGGTCCACGGTCCGGCTGCGCGCCGAGGGCGCCGACGCCGAGGGTGCGCTCGAGGCGCTCGCGCTGCTCATCGCCAACAAGTTCGGGGAGCACTGA
- the ptsP gene encoding phosphoenolpyruvate--protein phosphotransferase — protein sequence MGATTLHGVSASPGIVVGPAHLLRWEVPEVRSRVIEDGEIDAEIARLRAAIDAAVERLRGVKARAEENAGAAESMIFEVQIAILGDVELRTRVEALVRQNLSAEKAFDLVMLEWREHFGRSTNPMMRERVGDLVDVHIRLLSLLLDLPDHDPVDLEPGSNAILVTHDLTPSLTIQLDRRAIAGIATDAGTRTSHVAILARSLGLPAVVGLIDATSKIQMGDRVILDGTNGTLIPRPTAAVLAQFADRARREAAAQAELATLADAEAVMTDGTRITLRANVDLPDEAVKAAESGAAGVGLMRTEFLVVGRTAMPTEEEQVEAYTRVVKAFAGHPVVIRTYDVGGDKLPIGGFPHEPNPFLGWRAIRMCLDEPELFKVQLRALLRAAVHGDVRIMLPLVVSVDEVRQARYLLQEAAEELARKGIPHRTDVPLGVMVETPAAAMSADSFAKDVAFFSIGTNDLVQYTLAVDRGNASLVTRYTPLHPAVLRLIARTVAAARAATLEVSVCGEMASQPLMAFALLGLGVHTLSVSASGIPAVKRLVRGVSAAAAAAAADAALACDTAREAEAVLRKALGEQLGEELLDGLLGLA from the coding sequence GTGGGCGCCACCACGCTGCACGGCGTCTCCGCCTCCCCCGGGATCGTGGTCGGGCCCGCCCACCTCCTGCGCTGGGAGGTGCCCGAGGTCCGGTCGCGCGTCATCGAGGATGGTGAGATCGACGCCGAGATCGCGCGTCTACGCGCGGCGATCGATGCGGCGGTGGAGCGCCTGCGCGGCGTGAAGGCCCGGGCCGAGGAGAATGCCGGCGCGGCGGAATCGATGATCTTCGAGGTGCAGATCGCCATCCTCGGCGATGTCGAACTGCGCACGCGCGTCGAGGCCCTCGTGCGGCAGAACCTCTCTGCCGAGAAGGCGTTCGACCTCGTGATGCTGGAGTGGCGCGAGCACTTCGGTCGCTCGACGAACCCGATGATGCGCGAGCGGGTCGGCGACCTGGTCGACGTGCACATCCGCCTCCTGTCGCTCCTGCTCGACCTCCCGGACCACGATCCCGTCGACCTCGAGCCGGGTTCGAACGCCATCCTCGTCACGCACGACCTGACGCCGAGTCTCACGATCCAGCTCGATCGGCGTGCGATCGCGGGGATCGCGACCGACGCCGGTACGCGCACCTCGCACGTCGCGATCCTCGCGCGATCGCTCGGCCTCCCCGCGGTGGTCGGCCTGATCGACGCGACGTCGAAGATCCAGATGGGCGATCGCGTGATCCTCGACGGGACCAACGGGACGCTCATCCCGCGTCCCACGGCGGCGGTGCTGGCCCAGTTCGCCGATCGCGCGCGCCGCGAGGCGGCGGCGCAGGCCGAGCTCGCGACGCTCGCCGACGCGGAGGCGGTGATGACCGACGGGACGCGCATCACCCTGCGGGCGAACGTCGACCTCCCCGACGAGGCGGTGAAGGCCGCCGAGAGCGGGGCGGCGGGCGTGGGGCTCATGCGCACCGAGTTCCTCGTGGTGGGGCGGACCGCGATGCCGACCGAAGAGGAGCAGGTCGAGGCGTACACGCGCGTGGTGAAGGCCTTCGCCGGCCATCCGGTGGTCATCCGCACGTACGACGTGGGAGGGGACAAGCTCCCCATCGGCGGATTCCCGCACGAGCCCAACCCGTTCCTCGGGTGGCGCGCGATCCGCATGTGCCTCGACGAGCCGGAGCTCTTCAAGGTCCAGCTGCGCGCCCTGCTGCGCGCGGCGGTCCACGGCGACGTCCGGATCATGCTCCCGTTGGTCGTCTCCGTCGACGAGGTCCGCCAGGCCCGCTACCTGTTGCAGGAGGCGGCGGAGGAGCTCGCGCGGAAGGGGATCCCGCACCGGACGGACGTCCCGCTCGGGGTGATGGTCGAGACCCCCGCGGCCGCGATGAGCGCCGACAGCTTCGCGAAGGACGTCGCCTTCTTCTCCATCGGCACGAACGACCTCGTGCAGTACACCCTCGCGGTCGATCGTGGCAACGCCTCGCTGGTGACGCGCTACACGCCGCTGCATCCGGCGGTGCTGCGGCTCATCGCGCGCACGGTCGCGGCGGCCCGTGCGGCGACGCTCGAAGTGAGCGTCTGTGGCGAGATGGCCTCGCAGCCGCTGATGGCATTCGCGTTGCTCGGACTCGGGGTGCACACGCTGAGCGTGTCGGCGAGCGGGATCCCGGCGGTCAAGCGGCTGGTCCGCGGCGTGAGCGCGGCGGCGGCCGCCGCTGCCGCCGACGCCGCGCTCGCGTGCGACACCGCACGTGAGGCCGAAGCGGTGCTCCGGAAAGCCCTCGGGGAACAGCTCGGCGAGGAGCTCCTCGATGGGTTGCTGGGGCTCGCCTAG